The proteins below are encoded in one region of Streptomyces sp. NBC_00490:
- a CDS encoding TOMM precursor leader peptide-binding protein produces MAEAIAEAMTDTFDSLAGTRPRIRRDVLFTETPGGVLFHNADGGFHLTGRTAYRFASLLVPHLAGHHRLADVCQGFGPAQRAMAAELVKTLYERGFARDIPEAEDGDFAGLGADVTRRFGAQIAYVDHYVDGAVERFSRFRNTSVAVLGDDAVARWCALSLVRNGCARIGVTTVFADVESEAHEASADGCTVRLDRIGAEAGGEDRTGWDRLGEYDVVVVTGVDAAARAQRLLADEVPEGKTLIPAWTFGERAVTGPLSTAASTGCLCCAVLRLGGNVDSGAAADLWSGIAAGTVTPAPDAGGPLLGPVAAMSGNLLGYEVFRIVTGALPAETDRQVLVQDLESLDVMAEPVLPHPRCGRCALLAEERAAELPEGLSLPVTPTVDTAREAQSLVDELNRVSTALVRPYTGVFSRYDDEGLTQTPLKISRVEVALGHGVSRRIAAFDVHHLAGARTRALYAAAEAYVEHVVPLVATQDRAGAVAAVGPDALTTGAGTGWTGEDVTAWITATSLLTKEPVAVPAAAVRPFGAYNRQRLHQATAAGTGAGGTAEEAAGRGLLSALAHDALLRAVRGAARTGTVTADADPELVFLLKSAANLDIEAELVDLGEGAHSSAQVVLARESGGRWAVGAGLSRRAAACAALRDLLGQIQLAAEDATQAVDTGDPLLRDLAAGTIAVTGGSVAADGTATTFDAVLERLRGAGRDVLHVPTTPADLPEGGISTARILLTTAATGGSDAR; encoded by the coding sequence ATGGCTGAAGCCATCGCCGAAGCAATGACCGACACGTTCGACTCGCTCGCCGGCACCCGGCCCCGCATCCGCCGGGACGTGCTGTTCACCGAGACCCCGGGCGGGGTTCTCTTCCACAACGCCGACGGCGGCTTCCATCTCACAGGCCGTACCGCCTACCGCTTCGCTTCCCTTCTGGTCCCGCACCTGGCCGGGCACCACCGACTGGCCGACGTCTGCCAGGGCTTCGGCCCGGCCCAGCGGGCCATGGCGGCCGAACTGGTCAAGACGCTGTACGAGCGGGGGTTCGCCCGCGACATACCGGAGGCCGAGGACGGCGACTTCGCCGGGCTCGGCGCGGACGTGACGCGGCGGTTCGGCGCGCAGATCGCGTACGTCGACCACTACGTCGACGGCGCCGTCGAGCGGTTCTCGCGGTTCAGGAACACCTCGGTCGCGGTGCTCGGCGACGACGCGGTCGCGCGCTGGTGCGCGTTGAGCCTGGTCCGCAACGGCTGTGCGCGCATCGGCGTCACGACCGTCTTCGCCGATGTCGAGTCCGAGGCGCACGAGGCGAGCGCGGACGGCTGCACGGTGCGGCTCGACCGGATCGGTGCGGAGGCGGGTGGTGAGGACCGCACCGGCTGGGACCGCCTCGGCGAGTACGACGTGGTGGTCGTCACCGGTGTGGACGCAGCCGCCCGCGCCCAGCGGCTGCTCGCCGACGAGGTGCCCGAGGGGAAAACGCTGATCCCCGCCTGGACCTTCGGCGAGCGGGCCGTCACCGGTCCGCTGTCCACCGCCGCTTCCACCGGCTGCCTGTGCTGCGCGGTGCTGCGGCTCGGCGGCAACGTCGACTCCGGTGCGGCCGCCGACCTGTGGAGCGGGATCGCGGCCGGTACCGTCACCCCGGCGCCGGACGCCGGCGGTCCGCTGCTGGGCCCGGTCGCCGCGATGTCGGGCAACCTCCTGGGCTACGAGGTCTTCCGGATCGTCACGGGCGCGCTGCCCGCGGAGACGGACCGTCAGGTCCTCGTCCAGGATCTCGAGTCGCTGGACGTCATGGCCGAGCCGGTCCTGCCCCACCCGCGCTGCGGCCGCTGTGCCCTTCTCGCCGAGGAACGGGCCGCGGAGCTGCCCGAAGGGCTCTCGCTGCCGGTCACCCCGACGGTGGACACGGCCCGTGAGGCGCAGTCGCTGGTCGACGAGCTGAACCGGGTCAGCACAGCGCTGGTCCGCCCGTACACCGGGGTCTTCAGCCGGTACGACGACGAGGGCCTGACCCAGACCCCGTTGAAGATCAGCCGGGTCGAGGTGGCACTGGGCCACGGCGTGAGCCGCAGGATCGCCGCTTTCGACGTGCACCATCTCGCGGGTGCGCGCACCCGGGCGCTGTACGCGGCGGCCGAGGCGTACGTGGAGCACGTGGTGCCCCTGGTGGCCACGCAGGACCGCGCCGGTGCGGTCGCGGCTGTCGGCCCCGACGCCCTGACGACGGGCGCGGGCACCGGCTGGACCGGGGAGGACGTCACCGCCTGGATCACGGCGACCTCGCTGCTCACCAAGGAGCCGGTCGCGGTGCCCGCGGCCGCCGTGCGCCCCTTCGGCGCGTACAACCGGCAGCGGCTGCACCAGGCGACGGCCGCGGGCACAGGTGCCGGCGGCACGGCGGAGGAGGCGGCGGGACGCGGACTGCTGTCGGCGCTGGCCCATGACGCGCTGCTGCGCGCCGTCCGCGGCGCCGCCCGGACCGGCACCGTGACCGCGGACGCCGACCCGGAGCTGGTCTTCCTGCTCAAGTCGGCGGCCAACCTGGACATCGAGGCGGAGCTCGTCGATCTGGGCGAGGGCGCGCATTCCTCGGCCCAGGTCGTCCTGGCCCGTGAGAGCGGCGGGCGCTGGGCGGTCGGCGCGGGCCTGTCTCGCCGGGCGGCGGCCTGTGCGGCGCTGCGCGACCTGTTGGGGCAGATCCAGCTCGCCGCGGAGGACGCCACGCAGGCGGTCGACACCGGCGACCCGCTGCTGCGGGACCTCGCTGCCGGCACGATCGCGGTGACCGGCGGTTCCGTTGCCGCGGACGGCACCGCCACCACCTTCGACGCGGTGCTCGAGCGGCTGCGCGGCGCGGGGCGGGACGTGCTCCACGTGCCCACCACCCCGGCCGACCTCCCCGAGGGCGGCATCAGCACGGCCCGGATCCTGCTCACCACCGCGGCCACGGGCGGCAGCGATGCCCGCTGA
- a CDS encoding BTAD domain-containing putative transcriptional regulator, whose translation MRFRILGPLSLTDGSDTAVLQPSKPTILLAVLLLHANTVVSAEYLQRAIWGEEQPVTARAALQTCVLRLRQLFTRHGVIETSVEAVPGGYRITAGPRALDLIGFREGLARAESSRTPETELRLLKDALSLWEGPLLANVRSDVLHRDEVPRLEEERLRTLERVCHLQLRLGHCGEALVELWGLTRKHPGHERFREQLIEALYRSGRQAEALAEYRRVKEYLHDELGVDPSPALQRLELAVLRGEDLGSAAEARPRSWAPAPEQGAGAAQPGPSLVVPVPGVPSFTGRTAEVTAMVARLTAAGNSDGEPVTVLVSGAPGIGKSALAHHVAHLVRDSFPAGRLLVRMVHPDGVPRSSSAVAEDVAAALRDRRPGDAALLVLDDVVDADQVRPVLSARLGGAAIVTSRMGLASLIATHGGWVHRLSTFDDEDAHGLLRAVLGAERVEAEPEAARRLAAACGHYPLALRIMAARLLTRPGLRLADGVDWLAEDPLARLSLADSPRMSVAHVLRQAFARIDPRLAEAFVRIGRLPLNALRAQDCAPVLQMAAPEAESVLERLADAGFLEEGPPGPYRVHDLLRVYARGHAPNELDRTELRTADRTEKV comes from the coding sequence ATGCGGTTTCGCATTCTCGGGCCGCTGAGCCTCACCGACGGCTCAGACACCGCAGTACTCCAGCCTTCCAAACCCACCATCCTGCTGGCCGTGCTTCTGCTGCACGCCAACACGGTCGTCTCCGCCGAATACCTGCAACGGGCCATCTGGGGCGAGGAACAGCCCGTCACAGCCCGGGCCGCGCTCCAGACCTGCGTCCTGCGGCTGCGGCAGCTCTTCACCCGGCACGGGGTGATCGAGACGTCCGTCGAAGCGGTGCCCGGCGGCTACCGGATCACCGCCGGACCGCGGGCCCTGGACCTGATCGGATTTCGGGAAGGGTTGGCCCGGGCGGAGTCGTCCCGCACCCCGGAGACCGAACTCCGTCTCCTCAAGGACGCGCTGTCGCTGTGGGAGGGGCCGCTGCTGGCCAACGTCCGCTCCGACGTGCTCCACCGCGACGAGGTGCCCCGGCTCGAGGAGGAACGGCTGAGGACCTTGGAACGCGTCTGCCACCTGCAGTTGCGTCTTGGTCACTGTGGCGAGGCGCTCGTCGAACTGTGGGGATTGACCCGCAAGCACCCCGGCCACGAGCGGTTCCGCGAGCAACTGATCGAGGCCCTCTATCGCAGCGGCCGGCAGGCCGAGGCGCTGGCGGAGTACCGGCGGGTCAAGGAGTACCTCCACGATGAGCTGGGCGTGGACCCGTCCCCGGCGCTGCAGAGACTTGAACTGGCCGTCCTGCGCGGCGAGGACCTGGGGAGCGCGGCCGAGGCACGGCCGAGGTCGTGGGCGCCCGCACCGGAACAGGGGGCGGGCGCCGCGCAACCGGGACCGTCGCTGGTGGTCCCCGTGCCGGGGGTGCCGTCCTTCACCGGGCGGACGGCCGAGGTCACCGCCATGGTGGCCCGCCTCACCGCGGCCGGGAACAGCGACGGCGAACCCGTGACCGTGCTGGTGTCCGGAGCGCCGGGCATCGGTAAGTCGGCCCTCGCCCACCACGTCGCCCACCTGGTGCGGGACAGCTTCCCCGCCGGTCGGCTGCTGGTGCGGATGGTCCACCCGGACGGGGTGCCGCGCAGTTCGTCCGCGGTGGCGGAGGATGTGGCCGCGGCCCTGCGCGACCGTCGGCCCGGTGATGCGGCGCTCCTCGTCCTCGATGACGTGGTGGACGCCGACCAGGTGAGACCCGTGCTGTCGGCCCGTCTTGGCGGTGCCGCCATCGTCACCAGCCGGATGGGGCTCGCGAGTCTGATCGCCACCCACGGCGGCTGGGTGCACCGGCTCTCCACCTTCGACGACGAGGACGCCCACGGGTTGCTGCGCGCCGTACTCGGTGCCGAGCGTGTGGAGGCCGAGCCCGAGGCGGCCCGGCGACTCGCGGCGGCCTGTGGTCACTATCCGCTCGCCCTGCGCATCATGGCCGCCCGGCTGCTGACCCGCCCCGGGCTGCGGCTCGCCGACGGGGTCGACTGGCTGGCCGAGGACCCGCTCGCCCGGCTGTCGTTGGCCGACTCACCCCGGATGTCCGTCGCACACGTACTCCGCCAAGCGTTCGCCCGGATCGATCCCAGGCTGGCCGAGGCCTTCGTACGGATCGGGCGGCTGCCCCTGAACGCGCTGCGGGCACAGGACTGCGCACCGGTGCTCCAGATGGCGGCCCCCGAAGCCGAGAGCGTCCTGGAACGGCTCGCGGACGCCGGATTTCTGGAGGAAGGGCCGCCCGGCCCCTACCGGGTGCACGACCTGCTCCGCGTGTACGCACGCGGCCACGCCCCGAACGAACTCGACCGGACAGAGCTCCGGACGGCAGACCGGACAGAGAAGGTGTGA
- a CDS encoding alpha-amylase family protein, giving the protein MRLTRTSDLWWKNAVVYCLDVETYQDGNGDGIGDFAGLTQRIDHLVRLGVTCVWLMPFYPTRERDDGYDITDFYGVDPRLGTLGDFAEFVRTARDRGIRVIADLVVNHTSEEHPWFQDARSGRDSAHRDWYVWKDEPPEDGPQGVVFPDAEDSLWEYDEGSGQYYLHRFYKQQPDLNVAHPEVRDEIARIMGFWTQLGLSGFRVDAVPFLLETDGQSDAGDLPDPHEYLADLRAFLGRRNGESVLLGEVNLPYDGTTRFFGDPSSDRGDELTMCFDFVAMQQMYLSMARHDARPLAAALRDRPAAPRDAHWAMFVRNHDELTLDKLSEAERAEVFASFGPEKDMQLYDRGLRRRLPPMVDGDRRRVELAYSLLFTLPGTPVLFYGEELGMGENLAAEGRQAVRTPMQWTPEKGAGFSTAEPDAFPNPLVDGAFGPQKVNVYEQSRDPASLLSRMRLFIERYREAPELAWGDYRLLTTGEDAVLAHVCRAGDGTVLAVHNFADRPHTVRLELAEAGPGGRLTDLLDEGHTGLKAGEDGMFHVDLPPYGYRWLRVGTPADDPESIASA; this is encoded by the coding sequence ATGCGTCTGACACGCACGTCCGACCTGTGGTGGAAGAACGCGGTGGTGTACTGCCTGGACGTCGAGACGTACCAGGACGGCAACGGCGACGGCATCGGGGACTTCGCGGGGCTCACGCAGCGCATCGACCACCTGGTGCGCCTCGGTGTGACCTGCGTGTGGCTGATGCCCTTCTATCCGACGCGGGAGCGCGACGACGGCTACGACATCACGGACTTCTATGGCGTGGACCCGCGCCTGGGCACCCTCGGCGACTTCGCCGAGTTCGTCCGCACCGCGCGCGACCGCGGTATCCGCGTGATCGCCGATCTCGTCGTCAACCACACCTCCGAGGAGCACCCCTGGTTCCAGGACGCCCGCTCCGGCCGGGACTCCGCCCACCGCGACTGGTACGTCTGGAAGGACGAGCCCCCCGAGGACGGCCCGCAGGGGGTGGTCTTCCCCGATGCGGAGGACAGTCTGTGGGAGTACGACGAGGGCAGCGGCCAGTACTACCTGCACCGCTTCTACAAGCAGCAGCCCGACCTCAACGTCGCCCACCCCGAGGTCCGTGACGAGATAGCCCGCATCATGGGCTTCTGGACCCAGCTCGGCCTGTCCGGTTTCCGGGTCGACGCCGTGCCCTTCCTGTTGGAGACCGACGGGCAGAGCGACGCGGGGGACCTGCCCGACCCGCACGAGTACCTCGCCGACCTGCGTGCCTTCCTCGGCCGCCGCAACGGCGAGTCGGTCCTGCTCGGCGAGGTCAACCTGCCCTACGACGGCACCACCCGCTTCTTCGGCGACCCTTCCTCGGACCGCGGCGACGAACTCACCATGTGCTTCGACTTCGTCGCGATGCAGCAGATGTACCTGTCGATGGCACGCCACGACGCCAGGCCGCTGGCCGCCGCATTGCGCGACCGTCCCGCGGCGCCGCGCGACGCCCACTGGGCCATGTTCGTGCGCAACCACGATGAACTCACCCTCGACAAACTCAGTGAGGCCGAACGGGCCGAGGTGTTCGCGTCGTTCGGCCCGGAGAAGGACATGCAGCTGTACGACCGGGGGCTGCGGCGCAGGCTTCCGCCCATGGTCGACGGCGACCGACGCCGCGTCGAACTGGCCTACAGCCTGCTGTTCACCCTGCCGGGCACCCCTGTGCTCTTCTACGGCGAGGAACTCGGCATGGGCGAGAACCTGGCCGCGGAGGGACGCCAGGCCGTACGCACCCCGATGCAGTGGACCCCGGAGAAGGGCGCCGGGTTCTCCACCGCCGAGCCGGACGCCTTCCCCAACCCGCTGGTGGACGGAGCGTTCGGCCCCCAGAAGGTCAACGTGTACGAGCAGAGCCGCGATCCTGCTTCCCTGCTGAGCCGCATGCGGCTGTTCATCGAACGCTACCGGGAGGCCCCCGAACTGGCCTGGGGTGACTACCGCTTGCTCACGACGGGGGAGGACGCCGTGCTGGCGCACGTCTGCCGCGCCGGCGACGGCACCGTGCTGGCCGTACACAACTTCGCGGACCGGCCGCACACCGTACGGCTGGAACTGGCCGAAGCCGGACCCGGCGGACGGTTGACGGACCTGCTCGACGAGGGACACACCGGTCTCAAGGCAGGCGAGGACGGCATGTTCCACGTCGACCTGCCCCCGTACGGCTACCGGTGGCTCCGCGTCGGCACCCCGGCGGACGACCCCGAAAGCATCGCGTCCGCCTGA
- a CDS encoding TIGR03885 family FMN-dependent LLM class oxidoreductase: MTVYGLHASHEQIPPADLLDAVVRAEQAGFTAAMCSDHFSPWSVRQGESGFAWSWLGAALQATERVPFGVVNAPGQRYHPAVVAQAIATLASMNPGRFWTALGTGEASNEHITGAGWPRKDIRSARLRECVDVIRALLRGEEVSHDGLVTVDRARLWTLPPEEPPLIGAACSTATAAWCAEWADGLITVNAPRERLREIIGAYRDAGGRGPLHLQVHLSWAPDEAEALALAHEQWRTNVHAPPASWDLDSVELFDVVSEHVTPEQVARTVDVSCDLGRHAARLQEYADLGFDAVMLHHVGREQAAFIDAFGAEVLPRLDVTRPVPASAKEYRCV, translated from the coding sequence ATGACTGTCTACGGATTACACGCCTCGCACGAGCAGATTCCGCCCGCGGATCTGCTCGACGCCGTGGTACGCGCGGAGCAGGCGGGCTTCACCGCCGCCATGTGCTCGGACCACTTCTCGCCGTGGAGCGTGCGTCAGGGGGAGTCCGGCTTCGCCTGGTCATGGCTCGGAGCCGCTCTCCAGGCCACCGAGCGGGTGCCGTTCGGTGTGGTGAACGCGCCCGGTCAGCGCTACCATCCCGCCGTCGTCGCCCAGGCGATCGCCACGCTCGCGTCCATGAACCCGGGCCGGTTCTGGACAGCGCTCGGCACCGGAGAGGCCTCCAACGAACACATCACCGGCGCGGGCTGGCCCCGCAAGGACATCCGTTCCGCGCGCCTGCGGGAGTGCGTCGACGTCATCCGGGCGCTGCTGCGGGGCGAGGAGGTCAGCCACGACGGGCTGGTGACCGTGGACCGAGCCCGGCTGTGGACGCTGCCGCCCGAGGAACCGCCGCTGATAGGAGCCGCGTGCAGCACTGCCACCGCGGCCTGGTGCGCCGAGTGGGCGGACGGACTGATCACGGTCAACGCCCCGCGCGAACGCCTGCGAGAGATCATCGGCGCGTACCGTGACGCGGGCGGCCGTGGACCCCTCCACCTCCAGGTGCACCTGAGCTGGGCGCCCGACGAGGCGGAGGCGCTCGCCCTCGCACACGAGCAGTGGCGGACCAACGTGCACGCCCCGCCGGCCAGTTGGGACCTCGACTCCGTGGAACTGTTCGACGTCGTCAGCGAGCACGTCACCCCCGAGCAGGTGGCGCGCACGGTCGACGTCTCCTGCGACCTCGGCCGGCACGCCGCCCGGCTCCAGGAGTACGCCGACCTGGGGTTCGACGCGGTGATGCTGCATCATGTGGGCCGCGAACAGGCCGCGTTCATCGACGCGTTCGGCGCCGAGGTACTGCCGCGACTCGACGTGACCCGCCCGGTTCCCGCCTCGGCGAAGGAGTACCGATGCGTCTGA
- a CDS encoding LysR family transcriptional regulator, translating into MDLLRHLRLFVTVADELHFSRAAERLGMAQPPLSQAIRRLEKELGTELFDRSQRGVRLSAAGAALLEEAHELLAREERLRTLARRAADGSLGTLRAGVPPDTTAAVLSALLSACAEHAPELSVDLQEVTTEEQLRLLSCGGLDVGLVHHPVDATELHLGPAASLDLGIVLPRTSPLARLPEVKLGDLSGHDLVLFPRAHAPGWYDRILDVCRSEGFVPGRLRHASNPEFLLALVTAGHGVAFDQGPVARKEARVAWRPLADRPLALRISGAWPTGRGAHPAARRFAELAHRVLARDHTAHTRRDAITYQEDELPRPWSVVYG; encoded by the coding sequence GTGGACCTCTTACGCCACCTGCGCCTCTTCGTCACCGTAGCCGACGAGCTGCACTTCAGCCGGGCCGCCGAGCGGCTGGGCATGGCGCAGCCGCCGCTCAGCCAGGCGATCCGCAGGCTGGAAAAGGAGCTCGGAACAGAGCTGTTCGACCGCTCGCAGCGCGGCGTCCGTCTGAGCGCCGCCGGGGCGGCACTGCTGGAGGAGGCCCACGAACTCCTCGCCCGGGAAGAGAGGCTGCGCACCCTGGCCCGCCGCGCCGCCGACGGCAGCCTCGGCACGCTCCGCGCGGGCGTCCCGCCCGACACCACGGCCGCCGTGCTCTCCGCGCTGCTCTCTGCCTGCGCGGAACACGCTCCGGAGCTCTCCGTCGACCTGCAGGAGGTCACCACCGAGGAACAACTGCGCCTGCTGTCCTGCGGCGGGCTGGACGTCGGGCTCGTGCACCACCCCGTCGACGCCACCGAACTGCACCTCGGCCCCGCAGCCTCGCTGGACCTGGGGATCGTCCTGCCGCGCACGTCGCCGCTGGCCCGGCTACCGGAGGTGAAGCTCGGCGACCTCTCCGGCCACGACCTGGTGCTCTTCCCCCGGGCGCACGCACCCGGCTGGTACGACCGGATCCTCGACGTGTGCCGCTCCGAGGGCTTCGTCCCCGGCCGCCTGCGGCACGCGTCCAACCCCGAGTTCCTGCTCGCCCTCGTGACGGCGGGACACGGAGTCGCCTTCGACCAGGGGCCGGTAGCTCGCAAGGAGGCCCGCGTCGCCTGGCGGCCGCTGGCCGACCGCCCTCTCGCCCTGCGCATCAGCGGCGCCTGGCCCACCGGCCGGGGAGCCCACCCGGCCGCCCGCCGTTTCGCGGAACTCGCGCACCGCGTCCTGGCCCGCGACCACACCGCGCATACGCGACGTGACGCCATCACCTATCAAGAGGACGAGCTCCCGCGCCCGTGGTCGGTGGTCTACGGCTGA
- a CDS encoding serine hydrolase produces the protein MTEERIRQVFAGAGAEGQLHAIPVRSRTTVAADAGAEQGAREVAVGADDPVVIASIFKVLMVLEFARQVVAGQLDPRERVRVTAADRLGGWGTAGCLDDVELSLRDLAHFAMSVSDNSAADLLLARVGLDTVRLLAEELGLDRTRIVGGPRDLLESMLAEVGARDEREFAVRYPALPDDRKKRLAVLDPRHTTASTPREITRLLHLIWSDAAGPPEACAFVRDLMSRQVFRHRLVSGFPDDVTVAAKTGTLPGLHMEAGVARYPDGECYAIAVFARTQDLNASRATVDAAIGRAAGIAVDFLRGNGDGR, from the coding sequence GTGACAGAGGAACGCATCCGACAGGTCTTCGCGGGGGCTGGGGCCGAGGGGCAGCTGCATGCGATTCCCGTTCGGTCACGCACGACGGTCGCCGCGGACGCCGGAGCGGAGCAGGGCGCCCGTGAAGTGGCCGTCGGCGCCGACGATCCCGTCGTGATCGCCTCGATCTTCAAGGTGCTGATGGTGCTGGAGTTCGCCCGGCAGGTCGTCGCCGGCCAACTCGACCCGCGGGAGCGGGTGCGGGTGACCGCGGCAGACCGGCTCGGTGGCTGGGGGACCGCCGGCTGTCTGGACGACGTCGAGCTGTCGCTGCGCGATCTGGCCCACTTCGCGATGTCGGTCAGCGACAACTCGGCGGCCGACCTGTTGCTGGCCCGCGTCGGCCTGGACACGGTACGGCTGCTCGCGGAAGAACTCGGCCTGGACCGGACCCGGATCGTGGGCGGACCGCGAGACCTGCTGGAGTCGATGCTCGCGGAGGTGGGGGCGCGGGACGAGCGAGAGTTCGCCGTGCGCTACCCGGCCCTGCCGGACGACCGCAAGAAGCGACTCGCCGTGCTGGACCCCCGCCACACGACGGCGAGCACACCTCGCGAGATCACCCGGCTGCTCCACCTCATCTGGAGCGACGCCGCCGGGCCGCCGGAAGCCTGCGCGTTCGTACGTGACCTGATGAGCCGTCAGGTCTTCCGCCACCGCCTTGTGTCGGGCTTCCCCGACGACGTCACCGTCGCGGCCAAGACCGGAACCCTGCCAGGGCTGCACATGGAGGCGGGCGTGGCCCGCTACCCCGACGGCGAGTGCTACGCGATCGCCGTCTTCGCCCGCACCCAGGACCTGAACGCCTCCCGCGCGACGGTGGACGCCGCCATAGGCAGGGCAGCCGGCATCGCGGTCGACTTCCTCCGCGGCAACGGCGACGGCCGGTGA
- a CDS encoding MBL fold metallo-hydrolase: protein MPSGRTLNRRSVLRGAALGAASPLIPATAATASAGNRGPRSGQDAGAATFRWLGTAGWRIDVGDRTVLFDPYLTRFTTGLYEGAFNPRTALQTRPEVVDAHIGHPDLVLVSHSHWDHLADVPHIARTTGARVVGTETTYHLLVALGVDAAQISVVKGGEVLDFDGIIVEVVPSLHSRNNKCAYFAPGTLSSPPPTVPSTISDLPEGDTLAFQVTAGDSGPSAFLMGASDFSERAVQGLRPDLAMIAVPSSTATHRYVPRLLRALDHPRVTVPVHWDNFETPLSGSPERDPAMDLDTFVAQVEKVAPATRVVIPDYHTLYDATMRPKSA from the coding sequence ATGCCCTCCGGCCGCACACTCAACCGCCGTTCCGTGCTGCGCGGTGCCGCACTCGGCGCCGCCTCCCCGCTGATCCCGGCCACGGCCGCCACCGCCTCGGCCGGGAACCGCGGCCCGCGCAGTGGCCAAGACGCAGGCGCGGCCACGTTCCGCTGGCTCGGCACCGCCGGCTGGCGCATCGACGTCGGCGACCGGACCGTACTCTTCGATCCGTACCTCACTCGCTTCACCACCGGCCTGTACGAGGGTGCCTTCAACCCCCGGACCGCACTGCAGACCCGGCCGGAGGTCGTGGACGCGCACATCGGCCACCCCGACCTCGTCCTGGTCAGCCACTCCCACTGGGACCACCTCGCCGACGTCCCCCACATCGCCAGGACCACCGGGGCGCGCGTCGTCGGCACCGAGACCACGTACCACCTGCTGGTCGCGCTGGGCGTCGACGCGGCGCAGATCTCCGTCGTGAAGGGCGGCGAAGTGCTGGACTTCGACGGGATCATCGTCGAAGTCGTACCGAGCCTGCACAGCCGCAACAACAAGTGCGCCTACTTCGCCCCGGGCACACTGAGCTCCCCGCCCCCGACGGTCCCGAGCACCATCTCAGACCTGCCGGAGGGCGACACCCTCGCCTTCCAGGTGACGGCCGGGGACAGCGGCCCGTCCGCCTTCCTCATGGGGGCCAGCGACTTCTCCGAGCGTGCGGTACAGGGCCTGCGCCCCGACCTCGCAATGATCGCCGTACCCTCCAGCACCGCCACACACCGCTACGTACCCCGGCTGCTGCGCGCGCTGGACCACCCTCGCGTGACCGTGCCCGTCCACTGGGACAACTTCGAAACACCCCTGAGCGGTTCTCCCGAACGAGACCCGGCGATGGATCTGGACACGTTCGTCGCGCAGGTCGAAAAAGTGGCCCCGGCGACGCGGGTCGTCATCCCGGACTACCACACGCTGTACGACGCCACCATGCGACCCAAGAGCGCCTAG
- a CDS encoding MBL fold metallo-hydrolase, with protein MTSLPRHRGTSTPLTRRHLGQLAALGLVAGVGSVGPTSSAVAAETDDGRVHYARARRLAGTDPVLNALVTALTPGHEFPRPPAPAPIKLFDNLAMLSTGWVSAMAVLTDDGIVLIDALTSAADAENVLLPGLRELGAEPEKIRYVVVTHGHDDHFGGARYLADHYGARVLMSAADWDLVAGTRPTDAPARDLEIADGQRLTLGGTTIQLHHTPGHTPGTVSPIIPVRTGSERHTAMLWGGTNPPTTPTALRTYLRSIHSFRAQTRRTNADVELSNHPNDYGLQRAEQLRSRPDGPNPFVLGRTRTQRYMTVMDSMLRGRLADA; from the coding sequence ATGACTTCCTTACCCCGCCACCGCGGCACGAGCACTCCTCTGACGAGGCGTCATTTGGGCCAACTCGCGGCTCTCGGGCTTGTGGCCGGTGTCGGCTCGGTGGGTCCCACCTCCTCGGCCGTGGCCGCCGAAACGGACGACGGGCGGGTTCACTACGCCCGGGCCCGCAGGCTGGCCGGGACCGACCCGGTCCTAAACGCCCTCGTAACGGCGCTGACCCCCGGCCACGAATTCCCCCGCCCGCCCGCGCCGGCTCCGATCAAGCTCTTCGACAACCTCGCCATGCTGAGCACGGGATGGGTCTCCGCGATGGCCGTGCTCACCGACGACGGGATCGTGCTCATCGATGCCCTCACCTCCGCCGCGGATGCCGAGAACGTGCTCCTGCCCGGGCTCCGAGAACTGGGGGCCGAGCCGGAGAAGATCAGATACGTCGTCGTCACCCACGGCCACGACGACCATTTCGGCGGAGCACGGTATCTCGCTGACCATTACGGAGCACGAGTGCTGATGTCTGCAGCCGACTGGGACCTCGTCGCCGGCACCCGACCCACCGACGCCCCCGCCCGGGACCTCGAGATCGCAGACGGGCAACGGCTCACGCTCGGCGGCACAACAATCCAACTGCACCACACTCCCGGCCACACACCGGGCACCGTCTCACCGATCATCCCGGTGAGAACAGGCAGCGAGCGTCACACCGCCATGCTGTGGGGCGGCACCAACCCGCCCACCACACCCACCGCACTGCGCACCTATCTGAGGTCCATCCACTCCTTCCGGGCACAGACGCGGCGTACGAACGCGGACGTGGAGTTGTCCAACCACCCCAACGACTACGGCCTCCAGCGTGCCGAGCAACTCCGCAGCCGGCCCGACGGTCCGAACCCCTTCGTGCTCGGCCGCACGCGGACACAGCGGTACATGACGGTGATGGACTCCATGCTGCGCGGGCGCCTCGCCGACGCCTGA